The DNA sequence AGCGTGCTCAGGCGTGGCGTACCACAGGGCGAAGGCGGAGCCACTTTACTACCGCCGCTCCGCTGCGCGCCGGTCACTCATCCACCCAGAGGGAGCAGGAAACGCGGCAGACGCATGAACAGGCCCCAAGGCCGAACGAGATTCAAATTTCGGACCACAAAGGACAGGTAATACTCATGAACTGGTACAGGAACTGCAAAACAGTCACAAAACTGATGATTGGCTTTGGTCTCATCGCCTCCATGCTCGCTTTTGTAGCATATCGGGGCGTCACAGCCTCGAACGGGATTAACGCGATGTTGAACACGATGTACGACCGCGACTTCAAGGGGCTGTCGTCGGTGAATCAAGCCAATCTCAATCTCATCTGCATCGGCCGGGCGTTCCGAGCAGCCATGCTGGCCAGCGACAAGGCGGAGGTCGAGCGCCTTCGCGGCGATGTCGACAAGTACGCCACCACTTTGAATACTCTGCTGGCCGAAACGGAAAAGACCATCGCCACCGACGAAGGGAGGCGATTAATTGCCGAGACAAAAGCCGGCCTCGCCGAGTACTACCCACAAGTTACGGAGATCCTGCGGATGGTCGAGGCGGGCGACGAGAAGACCGCAAGGGCTTTGGCGGTAAAAGCCCAGACGTCCGGCAAGCGTGCCGAAGATGCTCTGACCGCGTTCGCGAAGGCGAAGGACCGGCTCGCCGATCAGGCTTACAAGGATAGCGACGTAGTCGCCGCGAGCGCGCAGTCCATGCTGATTACGATCGGCGTCATCGGTACCGTTGTGGCTCTCCTCCTGGGCTTCGTCATTGCGCAAATGATTGCCCGCCCGCTGGCTGCCGCCAGCAGGGTGGTGAGTGCCGTTTCCGAAGGTGATCTCCGAGGAAAAGTGGACGTGACATCGAGAGACGAAGTGGGCCAGATGATGACGGCTATTAACCATATGGTGGACAATCTGCGCAAGATCGTTGGGAGTGTGGCGGCCTCGTCCGCCAACGTCGCCGGCGGCAGCGAAGAGATGAGTTCGACGGCGCAGCAGCTTTCACAGGGCGCGACCGAACAGTCCGCCGCCGCGGAAGAGAGCACCTCCTCCATGGAAGAGATGACCTCCAGCATCCAGCAGAATGCGGATAACGCCAGGCAGACCGACAAGATCGCGTCCAAGGCGGCGGAGGACGGAAAAACCAGCGGCGAGGCTGTTGCCCGGACCGTCCAAGCAATGAAAGAGGTTGCCGAAAAGATCAACATCATTGAAGAAATCGCGCGCAAGACCGATCTTCTGGCGTTGAATGCGGCCGTTGAAGCGGCACGCGCCGGCGAGCACGGAAAGGGCTTCGCCGTGGTGGCCTCGGAGGTTCGCAAACTGGCAGAACGCAGCCAAACCGCGGCGGCGGAGATCAGCCGGCTCACTTCCGATGGTGTAAAGACGGCCGACGGAGCCGGCCAACTGCTGGCAAAACTGGTGCCCGACATCCAGAGAACCGCGGAACTGGTGCGCGAGATCGCCGCCGCAAGCGTTGAGCAGAGCACCGGCGCAACCCAGGTGAGCAAGGCCATGCAGCAACTCGATCAGGTGATTCAGGAGAACGCCGCGGCTTCCGAAGAGATGGCCTCCACGGCCGAGGAGCTATCCAGCCAGGCGGAAGTGCTTCAGTCCGCGATTGCCTTCTTCAAGGTGGACGACGCTCATCGGGTGCAAGCACCGCAGACACAGCGGAAAGGAGCGCGCGTTCAGTCCCAGCGCAAGAGCGGAAGTCTAGTAACGCCGGATTCACATTCCACCAGCGCCTCGCTGGCCCACATGAGCCACGCCATTAAGTCCAGCGGTCCTAGCATACGGCTAGGCGACAGCAGCGTCGAAGCCGATTCCCGGGACAAGGAATTCGCACCGTATCAAGCGTAAAGCACGGACGACAAGACTACCATGATTACCGAAACCTGTCAGTACATGACGTTCAAACTGGGTGCCGAGCTGTTTGCCATCAATGTCGCCCAGGTCCGCGAAGTTCTGGAAGTAGCGCAGATCACAAAAGTCCCAACCACTCCGCGGTATATGCGAGGCGTGGTCAATGTGCGCGGGCAGGCGACCCCGGTTGTTGACCTCCGCCTGAAGTTCGGACTGTCCGAAAGCCCGGACACGGTGCATACCCGCATCATTGTCATGGAGCTTGAACTCGACGGCGAGGCCACCGTTCTCGGTGGCACCGCTGACAGTGTGCATGAGGTGATCGAGCTCGAACCCGGCAGCATCAATCCGCCACCGCGGATCGCGATGCGCTGGAGAACCGATTTCATTCAGGGCATGGGCAAGAGGGGGGATGACTTTATCATCATTCTCGACGTCAATGCGGTTTTCTCCTCCGAGGAGCTTGCGGCTGTCAGCGAAGCTTCGTCCCCTGCGATGGAGCCCGTTTCCGCCTAGAGCGGACGCGTCGCCGTTTCGTGATTGTTCGAAGGACGGATAGCGGTCGGCCGAACAGCAGGGCTGACCGCAACTCCGGGCCGCGACGAAAGGACCGTCAGGACTACCGATATGCCCAGATCCGATGCCGCCGAATGTGGTGAGCTGTCTCCGAAGCTCCTAGCACGATTCGCGGAGTTCGTAACCGGCGAACTCGGTATCAAGATGCCCGAGTCCAAGCATTCGATGGTTCAGAGCCGGCTGCTTCGCCGGGTTCGTGAGCTGCACCTGGAGTCGGTCGAGCAGTACAGCGAGTGCTTCTTCACGTCGTCGAACGCGGAAGAGCGGGAGCACTTCCTCAATGCGATCACGACGAACAAAACCGATTTCTTCCGCGAGGCGGAGCATTTTGACTATTTGATCCGAACAGCTCTTCCGGCACTCAGCCGAACACCGAATTACAGGCCGGGCTCACGATTCAACATCTGGTCTGCCGGTTGCTCGTCTGGGGAGGAGCCATATACGCTCGCAATGGTGCTGAGTGAGTACGGGTTGCATCACCGTGGTTTCGACTTCGCGATTCTAGGTACCGATGTCTCAACCCGAGTTTTGGAACTGGCGAGAAGCGGCATCTATGAGGAATCGCAGATCGCGCCAGTGCCGCAAGAACTTCGAGAGAGATATCTTCGGCAAGGGCGGGGGCAGGCTCAAGGGTTGGTGCGAGTCGCCCCGGACCTGCGCCGAAAGGTGGCGTTCCACCGTCTGAACTTCATGGAAGAGGATTACAGCATCCTGGATATGTTCGATGTCGTCTTCTTCCGCAACGTCCTGATCTACTTCGACAAACCCACTCAGGAAGCCGTGATCAACAGAATATGCCGGAATCTCGTCCCTGGGGGGTATCTCTTTGTGGGTCATTCGGAGTCGCTGGCAGGTCTTAACACTGATCTCAGCTGCGTGCAAACCGCGGTGTTTCGGAAACCGGTCTAGTGATATGGCATTCAATAGAACAGT is a window from the uncultured Paludibaculum sp. genome containing:
- a CDS encoding chemotaxis protein CheW translates to MITETCQYMTFKLGAELFAINVAQVREVLEVAQITKVPTTPRYMRGVVNVRGQATPVVDLRLKFGLSESPDTVHTRIIVMELELDGEATVLGGTADSVHEVIELEPGSINPPPRIAMRWRTDFIQGMGKRGDDFIIILDVNAVFSSEELAAVSEASSPAMEPVSA
- a CDS encoding protein-glutamate O-methyltransferase, with translation MPRSDAAECGELSPKLLARFAEFVTGELGIKMPESKHSMVQSRLLRRVRELHLESVEQYSECFFTSSNAEEREHFLNAITTNKTDFFREAEHFDYLIRTALPALSRTPNYRPGSRFNIWSAGCSSGEEPYTLAMVLSEYGLHHRGFDFAILGTDVSTRVLELARSGIYEESQIAPVPQELRERYLRQGRGQAQGLVRVAPDLRRKVAFHRLNFMEEDYSILDMFDVVFFRNVLIYFDKPTQEAVINRICRNLVPGGYLFVGHSESLAGLNTDLSCVQTAVFRKPV
- a CDS encoding methyl-accepting chemotaxis protein; the protein is MNWYRNCKTVTKLMIGFGLIASMLAFVAYRGVTASNGINAMLNTMYDRDFKGLSSVNQANLNLICIGRAFRAAMLASDKAEVERLRGDVDKYATTLNTLLAETEKTIATDEGRRLIAETKAGLAEYYPQVTEILRMVEAGDEKTARALAVKAQTSGKRAEDALTAFAKAKDRLADQAYKDSDVVAASAQSMLITIGVIGTVVALLLGFVIAQMIARPLAAASRVVSAVSEGDLRGKVDVTSRDEVGQMMTAINHMVDNLRKIVGSVAASSANVAGGSEEMSSTAQQLSQGATEQSAAAEESTSSMEEMTSSIQQNADNARQTDKIASKAAEDGKTSGEAVARTVQAMKEVAEKINIIEEIARKTDLLALNAAVEAARAGEHGKGFAVVASEVRKLAERSQTAAAEISRLTSDGVKTADGAGQLLAKLVPDIQRTAELVREIAAASVEQSTGATQVSKAMQQLDQVIQENAAASEEMASTAEELSSQAEVLQSAIAFFKVDDAHRVQAPQTQRKGARVQSQRKSGSLVTPDSHSTSASLAHMSHAIKSSGPSIRLGDSSVEADSRDKEFAPYQA